A window of the Chanodichthys erythropterus isolate Z2021 chromosome 21, ASM2448905v1, whole genome shotgun sequence genome harbors these coding sequences:
- the LOC137011585 gene encoding odorant receptor 131-2-like: MNSTVWIVDSYEEALAKNIVIVCLGFIINFINGMLVVTFFSNTMFSRDSRYILYIHLVINDMLMIFVSVTLYVLSYTSPLVNVSWCCILVILGKVTFNITPLNLAGMAIERFIAICKPLHHSQICTPQRTHIFVCLLWVLGAIPFLVDIIILLLTQPISFFRSFVPCYPIYVFPSKAHQDNTTASQVIYMSLVWIILIYTYCRVLFTARKAVSKGSANKAQSTILLHGVQLLLCMLSYITPFMYIIITPFFPQHRTKITFCVYLLTNIMPRLLSPLIYGIRDQKFMKQMKEYFTCKVIIVKIVPSK, from the coding sequence ATGAACTCAACAGTCTGGATTGTGGATAGTTATGAAGAAGCTCTTGCCAAAAACATTGTAATTGTTTGTCTTGGTTTTATCATTAATTTCATCAACGGAATGTTagtagtgacttttttttctaatacaaTGTTTTCAAGAGACTCCagatacattttatacattcaCCTGGTAATCAATGACATGCTCATGATATTTGTATCAGTGACTTTATATGTGTTGTCCTACACTTCACCACTTGTAAATGTTTCATGGTGTTGCATATTGGTGATTCTTGGTAAAGTCACTTTTAATATCACACCGTTGAATCTGGCTGGTATGGCCATCGAGCGGTTCATTGCGATCTGTAAACCACTGCATCACTCTCAGATTTGCACTCCACAACGAACCCACATCTTTGTATGTTTGCTATGGGTTTTAGGAGCTATACCTTTTCTAGTAGatatcattattttacttttaaccCAGCCCATATCTTTCTTCAGATCATTTGTACCTTGCTACCCAATATATGTGTTCCCTTCTAAAGCCCACCAGGACAACACCACTGCTTCACAAGTCATCTATATGTCTTTGGTTTGGATAATTCTCATTTATACTTATTGCAGAGTCCTGTTCACTGCCAGAAAGGCAGTTTCAAAGGGTTCAGCTAATAAGGCACAGAGTACTATACTGTTGCATGGTGTCCAGTTACTTCTTTGTATGCTTTCCTATATCACCCCCTTTATGTACATAATTATTACTCCTTTTTTTCCTCAACACAGAACTAAGATCACTTTCTGTGTTTATCTGCTCACAAATATTATGCCTAGATTACTGAGTCCTTTGATTTATGGGATCAGAGACCAGAAGTTTATGAAACAAATGAAGGAATACTTTACATGTAAAGTTATTATTGTAAAGATTGTGCCAtcaaaatga